Proteins encoded together in one Neobacillus sp. FSL H8-0543 window:
- a CDS encoding amino acid decarboxylase yields MHNFQIEGKRAVIDIRERVLKGEHPRREILNFVKSAPVGTVIEVHLPHRGEPLVANFQALGMNAIVNEIEPGHFRLMAIKLDEI; encoded by the coding sequence ATGCATAACTTTCAAATAGAGGGAAAAAGAGCCGTCATAGATATTCGCGAGCGAGTCCTAAAAGGTGAACATCCACGACGGGAAATTTTAAATTTTGTCAAATCTGCACCAGTTGGTACGGTCATTGAGGTTCATTTACCACATCGGGGCGAACCATTGGTAGCCAATTTTCAAGCATTAGGAATGAATGCGATTGTTAACGAAATTGAACCTGGCCATTTCCGATTGATGGCTATAAAATTAGACGAAATTTAA
- a CDS encoding Crp/Fnr family transcriptional regulator, which yields MDCCEHCTYESSCITTVPVFKGLHEGDIQQIRNVTHSRSYPKRTFIFREGEQSETLFVVNEGLIKLTKTSAEGKEQIVRLLFPGDFFGLISLLRDERQNVNAETIGKTVICSIEKKDFLKTMESNAEMSFRFLLAMNDRLYEADESVSFLGLMEVEQRLARALILFHEKMKAQNGKFTLPFTKKDLASYIGTTPESVSRKLLSFISQQLIRMDGQRQIQILELDQLKEISGIT from the coding sequence ATGGATTGTTGTGAACATTGCACTTATGAATCCTCCTGCATTACCACTGTTCCCGTATTTAAAGGGCTACATGAGGGTGATATCCAACAAATACGGAACGTAACTCACAGCAGAAGTTATCCAAAGAGAACTTTTATATTCAGAGAAGGGGAACAGTCTGAAACATTATTTGTTGTCAATGAGGGGCTTATAAAATTAACCAAAACGTCAGCAGAAGGAAAGGAACAAATTGTTCGTTTGCTGTTTCCAGGAGATTTTTTTGGTTTAATTTCATTATTGAGAGATGAAAGACAAAATGTAAATGCTGAAACAATCGGAAAAACCGTCATATGTTCTATTGAAAAAAAGGATTTTCTAAAGACAATGGAAAGCAACGCAGAAATGTCCTTTCGTTTTTTACTTGCTATGAATGACCGTTTATACGAAGCTGATGAATCCGTTAGTTTTTTAGGCTTAATGGAGGTGGAACAGCGGTTGGCAAGGGCTCTTATTCTTTTTCATGAAAAGATGAAAGCACAAAATGGAAAATTCACCTTACCTTTTACAAAAAAGGATTTAGCTAGTTATATTGGGACAACCCCAGAATCGGTGAGCAGGAAGCTCTTGTCGTTTATTTCGCAACAACTCATTAGGATGGATGGTCAGCGACAAATACAGATTCTAGAGTTGGACCAATTAAAAGAGATATCTGGTATCACTTAA
- a CDS encoding flavodoxin, whose translation MSATCLIVYASMTGNTEEIANLVGEGIEQSQVTVEIKDILEVDVTDLLDYDGILLGAYTWGDGELPDEFLDFYDEMESLNLESKVAAAIGSCDSSYEHRGGAVDILSEKLLELGADVVLNGLKIDYAPKGPECIQYGQSFAGKLVKVGELV comes from the coding sequence GTGAGTGCGACTTGTTTGATAGTATATGCGAGTATGACTGGGAATACAGAGGAAATTGCTAATTTAGTTGGTGAGGGAATAGAGCAAAGTCAAGTAACAGTTGAAATAAAAGATATATTAGAGGTAGATGTCACAGATCTCCTAGATTATGATGGCATCCTATTAGGTGCCTATACATGGGGAGACGGAGAACTTCCAGATGAATTTCTTGATTTTTACGACGAAATGGAAAGCTTAAATTTAGAATCTAAAGTAGCTGCTGCGATTGGATCTTGCGATTCTTCCTACGAACATCGGGGCGGTGCTGTTGATATATTATCAGAAAAATTATTAGAATTAGGTGCAGATGTCGTTCTTAATGGTCTGAAAATTGATTATGCTCCAAAGGGTCCTGAATGTATCCAGTACGGCCAATCCTTTGCGGGAAAATTAGTGAAAGTGGGGGAGTTAGTATGA
- a CDS encoding heavy-metal-associated domain-containing protein — protein MSMIEMALNDVACSSCLGKIKKGIKRHRGIEKVSILSGSGKISINYNEDIIQLEEINRTVYKLTTRTFD, from the coding sequence ATGAGTATGATTGAAATGGCATTAAACGATGTGGCCTGTTCCAGTTGTCTAGGAAAAATAAAAAAAGGTATCAAACGTCATCGTGGGATAGAAAAAGTAAGTATTTTATCCGGAAGCGGAAAAATTTCAATCAATTATAATGAAGACATCATTCAATTAGAAGAAATAAACCGAACCGTTTATAAATTAACAACCCGTACATTTGACTAA
- a CDS encoding MBL fold metallo-hydrolase → MTSIGSGGGIEVTPDIFSYTNQIVNLILVGNSNEFVLIDTGMPKAAGEIKEMIAERMGENARPNAIVLTHGHFDHVGSLVELLEDWRVPVYAHELELPYLKGEKDYPPGDPEVDSGLVAKMSTMFPNHGINIGDQVKMLPKDGTMPFMPGWKWLHTPGHTPGHVSFFREQDRTLLAGDAFVTVKQESLYKVLTQTVEISGPPRYFTTDWEQAYESVRKLEALKPEIAVTGHGLPMSGKELSENLAFLAKNFTEVAKPKSSRYVN, encoded by the coding sequence ATGACATCCATTGGTAGCGGGGGTGGAATTGAAGTAACGCCAGATATATTCAGTTATACCAATCAAATTGTAAACCTCATCTTAGTAGGTAATTCAAATGAATTTGTTTTGATTGATACAGGAATGCCAAAAGCTGCTGGGGAGATAAAAGAGATGATTGCTGAACGAATGGGTGAGAATGCTCGTCCGAACGCGATTGTGTTAACACATGGTCATTTTGATCACGTTGGTTCCCTAGTTGAGCTGTTAGAAGATTGGCGTGTACCGGTTTATGCACATGAGTTGGAACTTCCCTATTTAAAGGGGGAAAAGGACTATCCACCAGGTGATCCTGAAGTGGATTCAGGTCTTGTTGCGAAAATGTCTACCATGTTCCCTAATCATGGAATTAATATCGGAGATCAAGTAAAGATGTTACCAAAAGACGGCACTATGCCATTTATGCCTGGCTGGAAGTGGCTTCATACACCGGGGCATACACCAGGACATGTGTCATTCTTTCGCGAACAGGATCGCACACTCCTTGCTGGTGATGCCTTTGTTACAGTAAAGCAAGAATCACTATATAAAGTATTGACGCAAACAGTGGAAATTAGCGGCCCGCCGAGATATTTTACAACGGATTGGGAACAAGCGTATGAATCTGTTAGAAAGCTGGAGGCACTAAAGCCTGAAATTGCAGTGACCGGCCATGGGCTTCCTATGAGTGGTAAAGAACTGTCCGAGAATCTTGCATTTTTAGCAAAAAATTTCACAGAAGTCGCCAAGCCGAAAAGTAGTCGATATGTAAATTAA
- a CDS encoding DEAD/DEAH box helicase codes for MLNTLKPFLQDAWVKSGFQNTTLIQEAAIPVILEGKDLIAESPTGTGKTLAYLLPLLNKIDPTSQSLQAVVLASSQELVMQVYQEFQKWSEGSGIRGTSIIGGANVKRQLEKLKKRPHMIFATPGRLMELIKQKKVKMHEVKMVVLDEGDQLLIPEHLTTVKDIVKSTLGDRQVSLFSATMKAGTENLAKEITNEPEVLRIERDEAASSGEVEHIYFVCEPRDKIKLLEKIVRLEHIKALAFINDIGEIQIFNEKFQFKELSTGILHSDMKKLERQSELKAFRDGKLKMLIATDVAARGLDIQGVTHVVQIDLPKDIDQYVHRAGRTGRMGANGIVISIVTEREERELKGYCRQLNVPLAKRIFYKGQIAEMEQKPRR; via the coding sequence ATGTTAAATACACTAAAGCCCTTTTTACAAGATGCATGGGTTAAATCAGGGTTTCAAAATACTACCTTAATTCAAGAGGCTGCAATCCCTGTAATCCTCGAAGGAAAAGATTTAATAGCCGAATCACCAACAGGTACAGGCAAAACACTTGCTTATTTATTGCCCCTTTTAAATAAAATAGATCCAACATCCCAATCGCTGCAGGCTGTGGTGCTCGCTTCTTCGCAGGAGCTTGTTATGCAGGTATATCAAGAGTTTCAGAAGTGGTCTGAAGGCAGTGGAATTAGAGGTACGTCAATTATTGGCGGCGCAAACGTAAAGCGACAGCTAGAAAAATTAAAAAAACGGCCACACATGATTTTCGCTACTCCTGGCCGTTTAATGGAATTAATAAAGCAAAAGAAAGTGAAAATGCATGAAGTAAAAATGGTTGTTTTGGATGAGGGAGACCAACTGCTGATTCCCGAACATCTTACTACCGTTAAAGATATTGTTAAATCAACTTTGGGCGACCGCCAAGTTTCTTTATTTTCAGCAACCATGAAGGCTGGAACGGAAAACCTGGCTAAGGAAATTACAAACGAGCCTGAAGTTCTAAGAATTGAAAGAGATGAAGCGGCTTCTTCCGGAGAAGTAGAACATATCTATTTCGTTTGTGAGCCTCGCGATAAGATAAAGCTTCTTGAAAAAATTGTACGCTTAGAACACATTAAAGCACTAGCATTTATCAATGATATCGGCGAAATCCAAATTTTTAATGAAAAGTTTCAATTTAAAGAGTTATCAACAGGAATACTACATAGTGATATGAAGAAGCTCGAAAGACAATCGGAACTTAAGGCATTCCGCGATGGAAAACTAAAGATGCTAATTGCTACTGACGTGGCAGCAAGAGGACTTGATATACAAGGTGTTACCCATGTGGTCCAGATTGACCTGCCAAAGGATATTGATCAATATGTGCACAGGGCTGGACGAACAGGAAGAATGGGCGCGAATGGTATCGTGATCTCGATTGTTACTGAAAGGGAAGAAAGAGAATTGAAAGGTTATTGCCGCCAGTTAAATGTCCCGCTTGCAAAGAGAATTTTTTATAAAGGGCAAATTGCTGAAATGGAGCAAAAACCTCGACGCTGA
- a CDS encoding FAD-dependent oxidoreductase, producing MSTTEGNNKFPKTYWREIELPSFDKLQEDLTVDVVIVGAGITGITAAYLLSKEGLKVAIIEAGGVLNGTTGHTTAKLSAQHGLKYDELINHFGEDKAKLYYESHSSAIQFVEKTVNENGIDCDFSKQDAYVYAVTDEYAQKVETEMSAYQKLGIDGEVVGNIPFDLQIKAAILMRNQAQFHPLKFLKGLLNEAISAGCLVFENTVADDIEKEDVQQKVVTKDSHRVTCKQVVQASHFPFYDKPGLYFARMYASRSYVIGIKTNKPYPGGMYISADNPTRSIRYTPVDGENLLILGGENHKTGQGVDTVNHYKALESFARDVFGESDYSYRWSAQDLETLDYVPYIGRLTEGNENILVATGYKKWGMTTGILAGHILTDYIMNRDNPYMELYSPSRFHEDPDLANVVTFNADVAKHLIKGKLEIPAKDLEELKDGEGAVVLYNGKRAGAYKDKNGKMYIVDTTCTHLGCECEWNHAEKSWDCPCHGSRFSYGGDVIEGPAKKALTNLSEG from the coding sequence ATGAGTACAACAGAAGGAAACAACAAATTCCCAAAAACCTACTGGCGTGAAATTGAATTGCCAAGCTTCGATAAATTACAAGAAGATCTCACTGTGGATGTAGTAATTGTTGGTGCCGGAATCACAGGAATCACCGCAGCCTATTTACTATCAAAGGAAGGTTTAAAGGTAGCAATTATTGAAGCAGGCGGCGTTTTAAATGGGACGACCGGCCATACTACGGCTAAACTTTCAGCACAGCATGGATTAAAGTATGATGAATTAATAAACCATTTTGGAGAGGATAAGGCTAAGCTTTATTATGAATCGCATTCTTCGGCTATTCAATTCGTTGAAAAAACTGTGAATGAAAATGGAATTGACTGTGATTTCAGTAAGCAGGATGCCTATGTTTACGCTGTTACCGATGAATATGCCCAAAAAGTCGAAACGGAAATGTCCGCTTATCAGAAATTGGGTATTGATGGGGAAGTAGTCGGCAACATCCCTTTTGATCTTCAAATCAAAGCAGCCATTTTGATGAGAAATCAGGCACAGTTCCATCCGCTAAAATTTTTAAAAGGGCTTCTAAATGAGGCCATTAGTGCCGGTTGCTTAGTTTTTGAAAATACTGTTGCTGATGATATTGAGAAAGAGGATGTTCAACAAAAGGTAGTAACGAAGGACAGCCATAGGGTTACCTGTAAGCAAGTAGTACAGGCCTCCCATTTTCCTTTTTATGATAAACCTGGGCTTTATTTTGCGCGGATGTATGCATCAAGATCATATGTCATTGGGATAAAGACGAATAAACCATACCCAGGCGGTATGTATATCAGTGCAGATAATCCAACACGCTCCATTCGCTATACACCTGTGGATGGGGAAAACCTCCTCATTTTGGGTGGCGAAAATCATAAAACGGGCCAGGGAGTAGATACGGTCAATCATTATAAAGCGCTCGAATCCTTCGCTAGAGATGTGTTTGGCGAATCTGATTATAGTTATCGATGGTCTGCTCAAGATTTAGAAACGTTAGATTATGTTCCATATATTGGCCGCCTTACTGAAGGAAACGAAAATATATTGGTCGCCACGGGCTATAAGAAATGGGGGATGACAACAGGTATTCTTGCTGGCCACATACTGACAGACTATATAATGAATCGCGATAATCCATATATGGAACTTTATTCACCTTCTCGTTTTCATGAAGACCCTGATTTGGCAAACGTTGTTACCTTTAACGCGGACGTAGCAAAACACTTAATTAAAGGGAAATTGGAGATTCCTGCAAAGGATCTGGAGGAGTTAAAGGATGGAGAAGGGGCGGTTGTATTGTATAACGGAAAACGGGCGGGTGCTTATAAAGATAAAAACGGTAAGATGTACATTGTTGACACTACCTGTACCCATCTAGGCTGTGAATGTGAATGGAATCATGCCGAAAAATCATGGGACTGTCCGTGTCATGGTTCCCGTTTCTCCTATGGCGGGGATGTCATCGAAGGTCCAGCCAAAAAGGCACTGACAAACCTATCCGAAGGTTGA
- a CDS encoding PLP-dependent aspartate aminotransferase family protein — translation MENHFETEVLHGVKKSERKIASKVTPIYQTSAFAFKDLDELEGFYQGNGQYLYSRVGNPNTDELADAVAKLEGAPAGVSASSGMSAILAGVLAVVKNGDHIIAADDLYGGSFHMLKEELNNFGIETTFISFKNLITVEQEIKGNTKLLYTESITNPLLRVEDLEGVVKLARKHQLVTLVDNTFATPYHCKPYPMGVDLVVHSATKYIGGHSDVTAGVVTGRADLVDNARRKVVNLGANVSPFEAWLTCRGLKTLALRMKEQSSNARRLAEAFSKNSSVEKVYYPFEQDRNGYGAMVTIELSKKVDVNQFFRSLGWVKLAPTLAGVETTVSHPLTTSHRALPQEANEALGITKEVVRISVGIEHTEDIILQFEQAIEKSLI, via the coding sequence ATGGAGAACCATTTTGAAACAGAAGTACTGCATGGTGTGAAAAAGAGCGAGAGGAAAATAGCAAGCAAGGTAACACCTATTTATCAAACCTCTGCCTTTGCCTTTAAGGACTTGGATGAGTTAGAGGGATTTTATCAGGGCAATGGCCAGTACTTATATTCACGGGTGGGAAATCCCAATACTGATGAGTTAGCTGATGCGGTTGCAAAGCTTGAAGGTGCCCCGGCAGGCGTGAGTGCTTCCTCAGGGATGTCGGCAATTTTAGCAGGAGTTTTGGCGGTGGTGAAAAATGGGGATCACATTATTGCAGCAGATGATTTATACGGCGGCAGCTTCCATATGCTCAAAGAGGAATTAAACAATTTCGGGATTGAAACTACCTTTATCTCCTTTAAGAATCTAATAACTGTTGAACAGGAAATAAAAGGTAATACCAAGCTTTTGTATACTGAATCAATAACCAATCCTTTATTAAGAGTGGAAGATCTCGAGGGTGTGGTTAAGCTTGCCAGAAAGCATCAATTGGTAACGCTTGTTGATAATACCTTTGCCACTCCGTATCATTGTAAGCCTTATCCAATGGGTGTCGACTTAGTTGTTCATAGTGCGACAAAATATATAGGGGGGCATAGTGATGTTACAGCGGGAGTCGTAACGGGCAGAGCCGACCTTGTAGACAATGCTCGTAGAAAAGTTGTTAATCTTGGGGCAAATGTCAGTCCGTTTGAAGCATGGTTAACGTGCCGAGGCTTAAAAACACTTGCTTTGAGGATGAAAGAGCAATCAAGTAATGCAAGGAGATTAGCGGAAGCTTTTAGTAAGAATAGCTCAGTCGAAAAAGTGTATTATCCCTTTGAGCAGGATAGGAATGGCTATGGTGCAATGGTTACCATTGAACTTTCAAAAAAGGTAGATGTTAATCAGTTTTTCCGTTCATTAGGATGGGTGAAGCTTGCACCAACACTTGCTGGGGTGGAAACAACTGTTTCCCATCCCTTGACAACATCACACCGTGCCTTACCCCAGGAAGCAAATGAAGCATTGGGGATTACGAAAGAGGTTGTCAGAATATCCGTTGGCATTGAACATACGGAAGATATCATTTTACAATTTGAACAAGCAATTGAAAAATCATTGATTTAA
- a CDS encoding DUF1360 domain-containing protein, protein MQDLTWITYVMLILASYRLTHLIVFDKITEFIRKPFMKTVKVETSNGIETKEIPKSMFGYLLKCYWCAGIWSAILLGGSYLLFPRVTFVFILIFSIAGGQSILETFVGVNIKKVDHYAEMEKKD, encoded by the coding sequence GTGCAAGACCTTACATGGATTACCTATGTTATGTTAATTTTGGCAAGCTACCGGCTAACCCATTTAATTGTATTTGATAAAATTACTGAATTTATCCGGAAGCCATTTATGAAAACTGTCAAAGTAGAAACTTCAAACGGTATAGAAACAAAGGAAATACCAAAATCGATGTTTGGTTATTTATTAAAATGTTATTGGTGTGCAGGGATTTGGAGTGCTATTTTACTCGGAGGAAGCTACTTACTTTTTCCTCGTGTTACCTTTGTATTTATCTTAATTTTCTCGATTGCTGGAGGACAGTCCATCCTTGAAACCTTTGTGGGTGTAAATATAAAAAAAGTTGATCATTATGCTGAAATGGAGAAAAAGGATTAA
- the safA gene encoding SafA/ExsA family spore coat assembly protein — MKKSFWFSLILLLSLMCIPSVSFAQQIYTVQPGDTLWKIAVRYQVGISEIIAANRQFRNPNLIYPGDKVNIPSFDATKSIESQVVQLTNQERAKHGLKALTQDWELSRVARYKSMDMRDKNYFSHTSPTYGSPFTMMKNFGISYRSAAENIAAGQITAQEVVKAWMNSPGHRANILNGTYTYIGVGYAKGGSQRHYWTQMFISK; from the coding sequence ATGAAAAAATCTTTTTGGTTTAGTCTAATTCTTTTGTTATCCCTAATGTGCATTCCAAGTGTTTCATTTGCACAGCAAATTTACACGGTCCAGCCAGGGGATACCCTTTGGAAAATTGCTGTTCGCTATCAAGTGGGAATTTCAGAAATTATCGCGGCGAACAGACAATTTAGAAATCCTAATTTGATTTACCCAGGGGATAAGGTCAACATTCCTAGCTTTGATGCGACTAAGAGCATTGAGAGTCAAGTGGTTCAATTAACAAACCAAGAACGTGCCAAGCATGGCCTAAAGGCATTGACACAGGATTGGGAACTTTCGAGGGTAGCCCGCTACAAATCAATGGATATGAGAGATAAAAATTACTTTTCTCATACTAGTCCTACCTATGGCAGCCCTTTTACAATGATGAAGAACTTTGGGATTTCCTATCGTTCGGCAGCAGAAAATATTGCTGCTGGCCAAATCACCGCACAAGAGGTTGTAAAAGCTTGGATGAATAGTCCTGGACATCGAGCCAATATTTTAAACGGTACCTATACTTATATTGGTGTTGGATACGCAAAAGGCGGATCGCAAAGACACTATTGGACACAAATGTTTATTTCTAAATAA
- a CDS encoding flagellar basal body rod protein, with product MKKFGLVIAGGIAAIILLSTIGPMVGLLVGVAILYFIFKQFLKAETTGGKIGFGFIGLIVLMSTIHNAPAIIGVVAAYILYLVYKNWNSNKRNTVKEESDPFVNFEKQWNELN from the coding sequence ATGAAAAAATTTGGTTTAGTTATCGCAGGCGGGATTGCAGCAATCATTTTACTATCAACAATTGGTCCCATGGTTGGATTACTTGTTGGTGTTGCCATTCTGTACTTCATCTTTAAACAGTTTTTAAAAGCTGAAACAACAGGAGGGAAAATTGGTTTCGGATTTATAGGACTTATTGTCCTAATGTCTACCATTCATAATGCACCAGCCATCATCGGTGTTGTTGCCGCCTATATTCTCTATCTAGTCTACAAGAACTGGAATAGCAACAAACGTAATACGGTAAAAGAAGAATCTGATCCATTTGTAAATTTTGAAAAGCAATGGAATGAATTAAATTAA
- a CDS encoding PspA/IM30 family protein, translating into MTNLFTRIKETITADLHAALDHKEKQNPIILLNQYLRQCEQETEKVRSLVERQYKLKTEFTREYQQAVELAGKRKYQAEVASQAGEMELYQFATTEHEQYANRAQRIGASLDEINTQLGELERKYEEMKHKVKDMHIRRLEIMGRENVSRANHRMNQVLDSNTDKATSRFQEIENYLDGLEHQVNSSFYRNTIDARIAQLEKNAKLEESKSIL; encoded by the coding sequence ATGACAAACCTTTTTACGAGAATTAAAGAAACGATTACTGCTGATTTACACGCTGCCCTTGACCATAAAGAAAAACAAAATCCAATTATCCTTTTAAACCAATACCTTCGTCAGTGCGAGCAAGAAACAGAAAAGGTTAGATCCCTGGTGGAACGGCAATACAAGCTAAAGACTGAATTTACCAGAGAGTATCAGCAAGCAGTCGAACTAGCAGGAAAAAGAAAATACCAGGCTGAGGTGGCTTCACAGGCAGGGGAAATGGAGCTTTATCAATTTGCTACAACGGAACACGAGCAGTATGCTAACCGTGCACAGCGGATCGGTGCTTCCCTGGATGAGATTAACACGCAGCTGGGAGAACTAGAAAGAAAGTACGAGGAAATGAAGCATAAGGTAAAAGATATGCATATTCGCAGATTGGAAATAATGGGCCGTGAAAATGTGTCACGTGCGAACCATCGTATGAATCAAGTATTAGATTCTAATACTGATAAAGCTACTTCACGTTTTCAAGAAATCGAAAACTATTTAGACGGCTTAGAGCATCAAGTAAACAGTTCTTTTTACCGCAATACGATTGATGCAAGGATCGCGCAATTAGAAAAAAATGCAAAGTTAGAAGAAAGCAAGTCCATTTTGTAA
- the liaF gene encoding cell wall-active antibiotics response protein LiaF: protein MFKNARDDYSGWLVLIGLAVLLLEILFFNSGLIFSLFFSGMLIYLGRRKTGHKSGKFLFFTGIIFLLISVFSMMTFKFLLLAILLHFIIQYSNAKKKPHKLTLEIKETEQAPREETLVVSKPLFENIMFGGQKTPVGVYEWNDINIQSGIGDTIIDLSYTVLPKGETVIFIRNIIGNIQIQIPYEIEVSVHHSCIVGSTTVLENHQSQVFNQVFHLKTSGYDSAEQKVKIFSSLLVGNLEVTRI, encoded by the coding sequence ATGTTTAAAAATGCAAGAGATGATTATTCTGGATGGCTAGTATTAATTGGGTTAGCAGTTCTCCTGCTTGAAATTTTATTTTTCAACAGCGGTCTAATATTCTCCCTGTTTTTTTCTGGCATGTTAATCTATTTAGGTCGGCGAAAGACTGGCCATAAAAGCGGAAAGTTCCTTTTCTTCACAGGGATTATTTTCTTATTAATTAGTGTTTTTAGTATGATGACATTTAAGTTTTTATTACTGGCTATTTTACTGCACTTTATTATTCAATACTCAAACGCAAAAAAGAAACCGCATAAACTTACACTTGAAATAAAAGAGACGGAACAAGCCCCTCGGGAGGAAACTCTTGTTGTGAGCAAGCCGCTTTTTGAAAATATAATGTTCGGGGGACAAAAAACGCCGGTTGGTGTTTATGAGTGGAATGATATTAACATCCAATCAGGAATTGGTGATACCATCATTGACCTCAGTTATACCGTACTCCCTAAAGGAGAAACGGTAATTTTTATACGCAACATCATCGGTAATATTCAAATACAAATCCCCTATGAAATAGAAGTAAGTGTGCACCACTCTTGTATCGTCGGTTCAACAACGGTATTAGAGAATCATCAATCCCAGGTATTCAATCAAGTCTTCCATCTCAAAACATCAGGCTATGACAGTGCTGAGCAAAAGGTTAAAATCTTTTCATCACTGCTTGTTGGGAATTTAGAGGTGACCAGGATATGA
- a CDS encoding sensor histidine kinase encodes MSTIQRQIVWNIGFSVLISLAVATAFIMVFPLSSLGELWNQHFMDIPFVIFIPSFSIVLGILFGIISGVFWRRQLSDVEYSLNQLEQGRQARPEGKLAITEMQNIADRIDKIGKQMSEQAKLSQRLATEKVADQEVIIQEIISQERNRLARELHDSVSQQLFAASMMMSAINQMRDQTEETYEAKQLRMVEEMIHQSQLEMRALLLHLRPVALKNKSLKEGIEELLMELSQKVTMEIKWKVENFSLDKGIEDHLFRILQESVSNTLRHSKANILEVLLVKRENLVILRIVDDGIGFEVESMKAGSYGMQNMHERAVEVGGTLKVISLKNKGTRLEVKVPVMINGDGVND; translated from the coding sequence ATGAGCACGATCCAAAGGCAGATTGTTTGGAATATCGGCTTTTCGGTCCTCATTTCACTTGCTGTCGCTACGGCTTTTATAATGGTTTTTCCTCTTTCAAGTTTGGGGGAGTTGTGGAATCAGCATTTTATGGATATCCCGTTTGTGATTTTTATTCCATCCTTTAGCATTGTTCTTGGAATTTTATTTGGAATCATTTCAGGTGTGTTCTGGAGGCGTCAACTTTCGGATGTAGAGTATTCATTAAACCAACTAGAGCAGGGCAGACAAGCACGTCCGGAGGGAAAACTAGCAATCACAGAGATGCAAAATATTGCCGATCGAATTGATAAGATTGGTAAACAAATGTCGGAGCAAGCTAAGCTATCCCAGCGGCTTGCAACGGAAAAAGTTGCGGATCAAGAAGTAATCATCCAAGAAATTATCTCACAGGAACGTAATCGGCTTGCCCGAGAATTACATGATTCGGTTAGCCAGCAATTATTTGCCGCATCGATGATGATGTCAGCCATCAATCAAATGAGAGACCAAACAGAAGAAACCTATGAAGCGAAGCAATTAAGAATGGTTGAAGAAATGATCCATCAATCACAGCTTGAAATGAGGGCGCTGCTTCTTCATTTACGTCCAGTTGCCTTGAAAAACAAATCGCTTAAAGAAGGAATCGAAGAGCTGTTAATGGAATTATCTCAAAAGGTAACAATGGAAATTAAGTGGAAGGTAGAAAATTTTTCGCTTGATAAAGGAATCGAGGACCATCTATTTCGGATTCTTCAGGAATCTGTCTCGAACACCCTCAGACACTCTAAAGCGAACATTCTTGAAGTTCTGTTGGTAAAAAGAGAGAACCTTGTTATCTTAAGAATTGTTGATGATGGAATTGGCTTTGAAGTGGAAAGTATGAAAGCAGGTTCATACGGTATGCAAAATATGCATGAACGTGCAGTTGAAGTCGGCGGTACTTTAAAGGTGATTAGTTTGAAAAATAAAGGGACCAGGCTTGAGGTAAAGGTTCCAGTGATGATAAATGGGGATGGTGTAAATGATTAG